In Candidatus Sulfurimonas marisnigri, a single genomic region encodes these proteins:
- a CDS encoding chemotaxis protein CheD: MYIKKFIHVGEIHIGARETEISTILGSCISVCIYDYVRCVGGMNHYLVPLWNENGLQSPKYGNISIPRLIESMVNIGCDTKNMEAKIFGGANVIDVSSVEMMVGRKNILIAKEILREYGIPIVAQDVGGEKGRRIMMRSDTGKVFLKYTKSSDE, encoded by the coding sequence ATGTACATAAAGAAATTTATCCATGTTGGAGAAATTCATATTGGTGCAAGAGAAACTGAAATTAGTACAATTTTAGGTTCTTGTATTTCAGTTTGTATTTATGATTATGTACGTTGCGTTGGTGGAATGAACCATTATTTAGTGCCTTTGTGGAATGAAAATGGCCTTCAAAGCCCAAAGTATGGAAATATATCAATTCCTCGCTTGATAGAAAGTATGGTAAACATTGGTTGTGACACCAAAAATATGGAAGCTAAAATATTTGGTGGGGCAAATGTTATTGATGTTTCAAGCGTTGAGATGATGGTGGGACGAAAAAACATTTTAATTGCTAAAGAGATACTAAGAGAGTATGGTATTCCAATTGTAGCACAAGATGTGGGCGGTGAAAAAGGAAGACGAATTATGATGCGTAGTGATACTGGGAAAGTTTTTTTAAAATATACAAAAAGCAGTGATGAATAG
- a CDS encoding protein-glutamate methylesterase/protein-glutamine glutaminase has translation MGIKVLVVDDSATARAILTDILESDSEIESVMTAPDAYVARDKILKYKPDVICLDVEMPRMDGITFLRKLMKYMPIPVVMVSSITKKGARTTLDALEAGAVDFVAKPHSNIYENSDEIRSELLEKVKSAAMAQVNKDIKIDTNRKVFYKASTLETPQKLIVLGSSTGGVEALRLFLAQFPSNSPAILLVQHMPVDFTKQFAQRLNSTCKMDVKEAKDGDTLEIGQVLIAPGDKHMTLKRSGHRYYVHIGGREKVSGHCPSVDVMFNSVSKVAGANAVGVILTGMGSDGAKGLLNMSKSGAMTFGQDKQSSTVYGMPKAAYELGGVKKQNSLDKLPKDILDYYNQDNK, from the coding sequence ATGGGGATAAAAGTCTTAGTAGTTGATGATAGTGCTACAGCAAGAGCTATTCTTACTGATATTTTAGAGAGTGATAGTGAGATTGAGAGTGTAATGACTGCTCCAGATGCTTATGTAGCTCGAGATAAAATACTAAAGTATAAACCAGATGTTATATGTTTAGATGTTGAGATGCCAAGAATGGATGGAATAACATTCTTAAGAAAACTGATGAAATACATGCCTATTCCAGTTGTAATGGTATCTTCTATTACAAAAAAAGGTGCCAGAACAACACTAGATGCTCTTGAAGCTGGTGCTGTTGATTTTGTTGCTAAGCCACACTCTAATATATATGAAAATTCTGATGAAATTCGAAGTGAACTTTTAGAAAAAGTAAAAAGTGCGGCTATGGCACAAGTAAATAAAGATATTAAAATAGATACAAATAGAAAAGTTTTTTATAAAGCATCTACTTTAGAGACTCCTCAAAAGCTTATTGTTCTTGGCTCATCGACAGGCGGTGTTGAGGCACTTAGGTTGTTTTTGGCTCAATTTCCAAGTAACAGTCCTGCTATATTATTAGTACAACATATGCCTGTAGATTTTACTAAACAATTTGCACAGAGACTTAACAGCACCTGTAAAATGGATGTTAAAGAAGCAAAAGATGGAGATACACTGGAAATAGGTCAAGTGTTGATTGCACCAGGTGATAAACATATGACATTAAAACGCTCAGGGCATAGGTATTACGTTCATATTGGTGGTAGAGAAAAAGTTTCAGGTCACTGCCCATCTGTTGATGTCATGTTTAACTCTGTGTCAAAAGTAGCAGGAGCAAATGCTGTTGGTGTTATTTTAACAGGTATGGGCTCTGATGGAGCAAAAGGACTTCTCAATATGAGTAAATCAGGAGCTATGACTTTTGGGCAAGATAAGCAAAGCTCTACGGTTTATGGTATGCCCAAAGCAGCATATGAGTTGGGTGGCGTTAAAAAACAAAATTCTTTAGATAAGCTCCCAAAAGATATTTTAGATTATTACAACCAGGATAATAAATGA
- a CDS encoding hybrid sensor histidine kinase/response regulator: protein MSNHNNISELKKLTKDLTILYVEDDDQIRKSTAEIFSHLVQTVHVVVDGQEGLDLYKEYFSDNGKYYDIVISDIQMPRVDGISMSKMILELNKKQKIILISAHDEHMLEAINMGIEGFIQKPLKSQQVFDVLKKVSLNFHSDDIQYFNVLTEASIISKSDTKGVITYVNDNFCKITGYLREEMLGHPHSIFKHPNNSDEIYKDLWDTISSGKIWRDRMVNLNKDGSEFIAETTIIPLLGSNGSIKEYMAIRNDVTEVVHFKRKIFLEEQEKAKRIKVAEAQKSFLVVFTHELKTPLNAIINFTKYVKKQIELPKELNKEKLSSLLDSVLSNANDMLENVTQILEVSKLNAHKLTYNYSVFNAKDIVSEVMKRYNSLITEKNIKVVYDMPDDVLISNDIFRVKQIFSNIVSNAIKYGNSEIKISISNKEHSTISVEDNGPGIKDKDAIFNLYSQEDDGLLERKSQGTGVGLYFVKLLCADLHISYKVEDRDEGSGTKFILIFNEKKEKGE from the coding sequence ATGAGTAACCACAATAATATTTCTGAATTAAAAAAGTTGACAAAAGACTTAACAATTTTATATGTAGAAGATGATGATCAAATTAGAAAAAGTACAGCAGAAATTTTTTCGCACCTAGTACAAACAGTACATGTAGTGGTTGATGGGCAAGAGGGATTAGACCTTTATAAGGAGTATTTTTCAGATAATGGTAAATATTATGATATTGTAATAAGTGATATTCAGATGCCGCGTGTTGATGGTATTTCTATGAGTAAAATGATTTTAGAATTAAATAAAAAACAAAAAATCATTTTAATATCTGCACATGATGAACATATGCTTGAAGCAATCAATATGGGCATTGAAGGTTTTATTCAAAAGCCTTTAAAAAGTCAACAAGTTTTTGACGTATTAAAAAAAGTATCTTTAAACTTTCATTCTGATGATATTCAATATTTTAATGTACTTACTGAGGCTTCGATTATATCGAAATCAGATACAAAAGGTGTAATTACTTATGTAAATGATAATTTTTGTAAAATTACTGGATATTTAAGAGAAGAGATGCTCGGTCATCCGCATAGTATTTTCAAGCATCCAAATAACTCTGATGAAATTTATAAAGACTTGTGGGACACTATCTCTTCTGGTAAAATATGGAGAGACCGAATGGTAAATCTAAATAAAGATGGTTCTGAGTTTATTGCTGAAACTACGATAATACCACTCCTTGGCAGCAACGGAAGTATTAAAGAGTATATGGCAATTAGAAATGATGTTACAGAAGTGGTTCACTTTAAGAGAAAAATCTTCTTAGAAGAGCAGGAAAAAGCAAAACGAATTAAAGTTGCAGAGGCACAAAAATCTTTCCTTGTTGTGTTTACGCATGAACTTAAAACACCACTAAATGCTATTATTAATTTTACGAAATATGTAAAAAAACAGATAGAGTTGCCTAAAGAGTTAAATAAAGAAAAGCTCTCAAGCTTACTTGATTCTGTTTTGAGTAATGCAAACGATATGCTTGAAAATGTCACACAAATATTAGAGGTGTCTAAGTTAAATGCACATAAACTAACCTACAATTACTCAGTATTTAATGCAAAGGATATTGTTTCTGAAGTAATGAAAAGATATAATTCACTTATAACAGAAAAGAATATCAAAGTTGTATATGATATGCCAGATGATGTTCTAATAAGTAATGATATATTTCGCGTTAAACAGATTTTCTCAAATATAGTTTCAAACGCTATTAAGTACGGAAATAGTGAGATTAAAATTTCTATTTCAAATAAAGAACATTCAACAATTTCAGTAGAAGACAATGGGCCTGGAATAAAAGATAAAGATGCTATATTTAACCTTTATTCTCAAGAAGATGATGGACTATTAGAGAGAAAAAGTCAAGGTACTGGAGTTGGTCTATACTTTGTTAAACTTCTTTGTGCAGATTTACATATTAGTTACAAAGTTGAAGATAGAGATGAAGGTTCTGGAACTAAATTCATTCTTATATTTAATGAAAAAAAAGAAAAAGGTGAATAA
- a CDS encoding response regulator, whose protein sequence is MKILIVDDNRDNRMTVELLLEEFENIETSEAKDGQEAVDMCKNKHYDIIFMDIMMPNVDGIKATKIIKAFDKKVMILALSALDDDESKNQMLSNGAEDYIVKPIESGLFHQRMKNYLQIVELRKRKLYNINATNAFTEEIYSRTMVFNISTLQSLSELWDYYLNNSYYQIESLEDCIRMIYAYGQLILKKDNTFTIVAEENDDNLYLTLTPLDVIGELVIQRTLVKNYSSAVFILKDKELSFRLPKAKPITIEKVEKIEVTDYQQDILAKVHFDKTTAVEYVDNTAVYVIDKIEILENTLREVEVKAIDFEKDAKKNTLFEITELFMEYIHVVEELMEFEHFAYALKTLNEFMRNLDIEHVDPADHKKFALLFILLLDDIGEWRNNIFIKQEANDVHYLDSSLLSSCLQLQSIFEKKEVSQQDEDDFELF, encoded by the coding sequence ATGAAAATATTAATTGTTGATGACAATAGAGATAATAGAATGACAGTTGAACTTCTATTGGAAGAGTTTGAGAATATAGAAACTTCTGAAGCCAAAGATGGTCAAGAAGCTGTTGATATGTGTAAAAATAAGCATTATGATATAATTTTCATGGATATTATGATGCCCAATGTTGACGGTATTAAGGCAACAAAAATTATAAAAGCGTTTGATAAAAAGGTGATGATACTAGCACTAAGTGCTTTAGATGATGATGAGTCAAAAAATCAAATGCTTTCTAATGGTGCGGAAGACTATATTGTTAAGCCCATAGAAAGTGGGCTTTTTCATCAAAGAATGAAAAATTACTTGCAAATTGTAGAGCTTCGTAAACGAAAGTTATACAACATAAATGCCACTAATGCTTTTACTGAAGAAATCTACTCAAGAACTATGGTATTTAACATTTCAACATTACAGTCATTATCTGAATTATGGGACTATTATTTAAATAACTCTTATTATCAAATAGAAAGCCTGGAAGATTGCATTAGAATGATATATGCTTATGGACAATTAATTTTAAAAAAAGACAATACGTTTACTATTGTCGCTGAAGAGAATGATGATAATTTATATTTAACACTCACCCCTCTAGATGTTATAGGCGAATTGGTTATACAAAGAACATTAGTAAAAAACTATAGTTCTGCTGTTTTTATTCTTAAAGATAAAGAACTCTCTTTTCGTCTTCCAAAAGCAAAACCAATTACTATTGAGAAAGTTGAAAAGATTGAAGTTACTGATTATCAACAAGATATTTTAGCTAAGGTACATTTTGATAAAACTACAGCAGTAGAATATGTAGACAACACAGCAGTTTATGTTATTGACAAAATAGAAATTCTTGAGAACACACTACGAGAAGTTGAAGTCAAAGCAATTGACTTTGAGAAAGATGCCAAAAAGAATACTTTATTTGAGATTACAGAGTTATTTATGGAATATATACATGTTGTTGAAGAGCTGATGGAGTTTGAACATTTTGCATATGCACTTAAAACACTTAATGAGTTTATGAGAAATTTAGATATTGAACATGTTGACCCTGCTGATCATAAAAAGTTTGCTCTTTTATTTATACTTCTTTTAGATGATATCGGAGAGTGGAGAAATAATATATTCATTAAGCAAGAAGCAAACGATGTTCATTATCTTGACTCTTCACTTTTAAGCTCTTGTCTGCAATTGCAGTCTATATTTGAGAAAAAAGAAGTTTCTCAGCAAGACGAAGATGATTTTGAGCTATTTTAA
- a CDS encoding COG3400 family protein — MKKILIISDGDIGDHFIHRTIDTYSSENIYYVVQRKAKEYKGANPKRFKFYEFDSTSLYKLSNLLKMDFIQVVITMENLLDVENTIKNIRTIKKQLRVIVLSRWNLINKDPNVLLINSNEILASRLLDYLPNVPVIAQNVGMGEGEIMEVLVPFGSSFVYRHIGVIEQKNWRIVAIYRNRELVMPNRRRMIQPNDLLLLVGDPTVLKSVYRAIKRELGQFPEPFGSNLYIYIDMNIVNLETIENFVKMAVFTYKKLNHKLFIKIVNPNNISIIWKIKEYMDDDIMVDIDYNSLNLKESFFSDIKTHHIGLVIVSREMFKNYHMRQTLYEAHVPVLKIADKTFSSVKDAVIILSDNRDIEKISSTIFDISEQMNFNIELYNYTNEHQDAKEQVIEHYYNLSTIFSKNIKVIKESENPIKILKQKDDFIQLLPFTRKLTKRRIYSLLSTDSEKLYHKLDDYHQIFIPVQI; from the coding sequence ATGAAAAAAATTCTTATCATAAGTGATGGAGACATTGGGGATCATTTTATACATAGAACAATTGATACGTATTCAAGTGAAAATATCTACTATGTAGTTCAGAGAAAAGCTAAAGAATACAAAGGTGCAAATCCAAAACGTTTTAAGTTTTATGAGTTTGATTCAACAAGTTTATACAAACTATCAAACCTTCTGAAAATGGACTTTATTCAAGTTGTTATAACTATGGAAAATCTACTTGATGTTGAAAATACGATTAAAAATATTAGAACTATAAAAAAACAACTTAGAGTTATTGTTCTAAGCAGATGGAATTTGATTAATAAGGATCCAAACGTTCTTTTAATAAACTCAAATGAAATTTTAGCATCAAGACTTCTTGATTATTTACCTAATGTTCCAGTTATTGCCCAGAATGTTGGGATGGGAGAGGGTGAAATAATGGAAGTGCTGGTTCCATTTGGAAGCTCATTTGTATATAGACACATAGGTGTAATTGAGCAAAAGAATTGGCGAATAGTAGCAATTTATAGAAACAGAGAATTAGTTATGCCAAATCGTCGCAGAATGATTCAGCCAAATGACTTACTCCTTTTAGTTGGAGACCCTACAGTTTTAAAATCAGTTTACCGTGCAATTAAAAGAGAACTTGGACAGTTTCCTGAGCCATTTGGGTCTAATCTTTACATCTATATTGATATGAATATTGTCAATTTGGAAACTATAGAAAATTTTGTAAAAATGGCAGTTTTTACATATAAAAAATTAAACCATAAACTATTTATAAAAATAGTAAACCCTAACAATATATCTATCATTTGGAAGATTAAAGAATATATGGATGATGATATCATGGTAGATATAGATTATAATAGTTTAAATTTAAAAGAGAGTTTTTTCAGTGATATTAAGACTCACCATATTGGATTAGTTATTGTATCTAGAGAGATGTTTAAAAATTATCATATGAGACAAACTCTCTATGAAGCACATGTTCCTGTTCTTAAAATTGCTGATAAAACTTTCTCTTCAGTTAAGGATGCAGTTATAATTTTGAGTGATAACCGTGATATAGAAAAAATTTCATCTACAATATTTGATATATCTGAGCAGATGAATTTTAATATAGAACTTTATAACTATACGAATGAACACCAAGATGCAAAAGAGCAGGTAATAGAACACTATTATAATTTATCAACAATTTTTTCAAAAAATATAAAAGTTATTAAAGAGAGTGAAAATCCTATTAAAATTTTAAAACAAAAAGATGATTTTATTCAGCTTTTACCGTTTACAAGAAAGTTAACTAAAAGACGAATTTATTCTCTTCTCTCAACTGATAGTGAAAAACTATACCATAAACTTGATGATTATCATCAGATTTTTATTCCTGTGCAGATTTGA
- the aroB gene encoding 3-dehydroquinate synthase, translated as MQVNIALKKVVDNSYDITINTLPTLHLDTKVAIVTNETVSAIHLEYLLTKVSAKELHVVTLKDGEKYKNQESIDTILESLFENRFNRKSILIAFGGGVIGDMTGFAASIYQRGIDFIQIPTTLLSQVDASVGGKTGMNNKYGKNLVGAFHQPKAVYIDPYFLTTLPSREFSAGVAEIVKMAVTFNKDFFEFLECSDLNNPEVLQEVIKQAVSTKADVVTKDEKEHGIRAALNYGHTFGHVIENETKYKKYLHGEAVAIGMVMANDVAVKMNLMSEKEAARVKALLEKYNLPTSYKIENSRSFYEAFFLDKKSSDSAITFIIPIGIGNVTITDKVDIGTIMCVLNKFGES; from the coding sequence ATGCAAGTAAATATAGCTCTTAAAAAAGTTGTTGACAACTCATACGATATAACAATAAATACTCTCCCAACACTTCATCTTGACACTAAAGTAGCAATCGTAACTAATGAAACAGTCTCTGCTATTCATTTAGAATATTTACTAACAAAGGTTTCTGCAAAAGAGCTACATGTAGTAACTTTAAAAGATGGTGAAAAATATAAAAATCAAGAGAGTATAGATACAATTTTAGAGTCATTATTTGAAAATCGTTTTAATCGCAAATCTATCTTGATTGCTTTTGGCGGTGGTGTAATTGGAGATATGACTGGTTTTGCTGCAAGTATATATCAGAGAGGTATAGATTTTATTCAGATTCCAACAACTCTTCTTTCTCAAGTTGATGCTAGCGTTGGTGGGAAAACCGGAATGAATAATAAGTATGGGAAAAACCTTGTTGGAGCATTTCATCAGCCCAAAGCTGTATATATTGACCCATATTTTTTAACAACACTTCCATCTCGCGAATTTAGTGCTGGTGTCGCTGAAATAGTGAAAATGGCAGTGACTTTTAATAAAGATTTTTTTGAATTTTTAGAGTGTTCTGATCTTAATAACCCTGAAGTTTTACAAGAAGTTATAAAACAAGCAGTTTCAACAAAAGCAGATGTTGTGACTAAAGATGAAAAAGAGCACGGAATACGTGCAGCCCTTAACTATGGACATACTTTTGGACATGTAATAGAAAATGAAACAAAATATAAAAAATATCTACATGGTGAAGCTGTAGCTATTGGCATGGTTATGGCAAATGATGTAGCTGTAAAAATGAATCTTATGAGTGAAAAAGAAGCTGCACGAGTAAAAGCACTGCTAGAAAAATATAATCTACCAACTTCATACAAAATAGAAAACTCTCGCAGTTTTTATGAAGCATTTTTCTTAGATAAAAAAAGCTCTGATTCTGCGATAACATTCATTATTCCTATAGGAATTGGAAATGTAACAATTACAGACAAAGTAGACATAGGAACAATCATGTGTGTTTTAAACAAGTTTGGAGAATCTTAA
- a CDS encoding mechanosensitive ion channel family protein, which produces MKIIFLYFLLTSSLLLAESVDKSIVTDKQEILKQELEKEDLKKEKIAEYVLELENLEVNIENKDSVWTKSYASYLTSLEVRESLEKIKKRIDFLQRKRKKSVTQKDELDALVSKEKILTSQIEKLKKKDSSPFANILTPPSIDETVVITNPFDIFTGISLIKTVEKDYSEYVLQKDELSELISLLRLQISIYKEIEAIDTDGKYKEAAKRKSKQLERFETALDTMSVTSEVYQKRLEIVEININKAIEVQMLKIVRIGVIVLVVFIIFFLLKLIVKKYITDNERFYMANKIITFANFTLIILILFFNYIENVAYLVTILGFASAGIAIAMKDWFMSILGWLVIVFGGSIHVGDRIRVDMDGMKYVGDVMDISLLRMTILEDITLTSVMQNRRAGRIIFVPNNYVFTRMIANYTHSTLKTVWDGVNITISFDSNHKKAMQICKEITKKYSKGYTDITRKQLNKLRNQYSLKNTNVEPRIFSFIEQNGISIDAWYLTNAYATLTLRSVISVEIVDAFNAEDDITIAYPTQKLHVETVRKKPPFDENEVV; this is translated from the coding sequence ATGAAGATAATATTTTTATATTTTCTATTAACTTCATCTTTGTTACTTGCTGAGAGTGTAGATAAAAGTATTGTTACAGACAAGCAGGAGATTCTAAAACAAGAGCTTGAAAAAGAGGATCTTAAAAAAGAAAAAATAGCTGAATATGTTTTAGAATTGGAGAATCTTGAAGTAAATATAGAAAATAAAGATAGTGTTTGGACGAAAAGTTATGCCTCTTATTTAACATCTTTAGAAGTTAGAGAAAGTTTGGAGAAGATTAAAAAAAGAATAGATTTTTTACAAAGAAAAAGAAAAAAATCTGTTACTCAAAAAGATGAGTTAGATGCACTTGTATCAAAAGAGAAAATTTTAACATCGCAAATAGAAAAACTAAAGAAAAAAGACAGCTCTCCTTTTGCAAATATTTTAACTCCACCTAGTATCGATGAAACTGTAGTAATTACAAACCCATTTGATATATTTACTGGAATCTCTTTGATTAAAACAGTGGAAAAAGACTACAGTGAATATGTGCTGCAAAAAGATGAGTTAAGTGAACTGATATCATTATTAAGATTGCAGATATCTATCTATAAAGAGATAGAAGCTATAGATACTGATGGTAAATATAAAGAAGCAGCAAAGAGAAAATCAAAGCAACTAGAGAGATTTGAGACAGCACTTGATACTATGAGTGTTACCTCTGAGGTTTATCAAAAAAGATTAGAAATTGTAGAGATAAATATTAATAAAGCTATTGAAGTTCAAATGCTGAAAATTGTAAGAATAGGTGTTATAGTTTTAGTTGTTTTTATTATATTTTTTCTCCTTAAATTGATTGTTAAAAAATATATAACTGACAATGAACGATTTTATATGGCAAATAAAATTATTACATTTGCAAATTTTACGTTAATAATTTTAATTCTATTTTTTAATTATATTGAAAATGTCGCATACTTGGTTACAATACTTGGGTTCGCCTCAGCCGGTATCGCTATTGCTATGAAAGATTGGTTTATGAGCATCTTGGGATGGCTTGTAATAGTCTTTGGCGGGAGCATTCATGTTGGAGATAGAATTCGCGTAGATATGGACGGAATGAAGTATGTTGGTGATGTTATGGATATTTCACTTCTTCGAATGACGATACTTGAAGATATTACGCTGACATCTGTTATGCAAAATAGAAGAGCGGGAAGAATTATTTTTGTACCAAATAATTATGTCTTTACAAGAATGATTGCAAACTACACTCACAGCACACTTAAAACTGTTTGGGATGGTGTAAATATCACTATATCATTTGATTCAAATCATAAAAAAGCGATGCAAATCTGTAAAGAGATAACTAAAAAATACTCTAAAGGTTATACCGATATAACTAGAAAACAGTTAAATAAACTGAGAAACCAGTATAGTCTTAAAAATACAAATGTTGAACCCAGGATTTTTTCATTTATTGAACAAAATGGTATATCAATTGATGCATGGTATTTGACGAACGCTTATGCAACTCTTACTTTAAGAAGTGTAATATCTGTTGAGATAGTTGATGCTTTTAATGCTGAAGATGATATTACTATTGCATACCCAACTCAAAAACTACATGTAGAAACAGTTAGAAAAAAACCACCTTTTGATGAAAATGAAGTTGTATAG
- the mtaB gene encoding tRNA (N(6)-L-threonylcarbamoyladenosine(37)-C(2))-methylthiotransferase MtaB, giving the protein MKKKVYFKTFGCRTNLYDSQVMMGAMQDYDVTEIESEADVVVINSCTVTNGADSHVRSYLSHVEKSSGAKVFLTGCGAHTKGEKLLTQGRVQGVFGQSEKLKIDSMLSKDKPFYEPGDLNHIDEAVVDDFVGMSRAFIKIQEGCSFRCSYCIIPFVRGDARSMDEDRILEQIRSLALNGFGEFILTGTNVGSYGQKTDSSLALLMKKISQIRGVRRIRLGSVEPIQITDEFKEILGEPWLERHLHIALQHTSPQMLKHMNRRNIYKQDRELFELLASKGFAIGTDFITGHPGESQELWNEAMINVKDLPLTHLHAFTYSKRDGTPSATMKLEVNGKVAKERLHELESIVKAKNLEFRKAFNGELEVLIENEKDGLYIGYDQYFNKISVESDEDLVGNWLSIKDYKIKKEFNYARV; this is encoded by the coding sequence ATGAAAAAAAAGGTTTATTTTAAAACTTTTGGTTGCAGAACTAACCTTTATGACTCTCAGGTTATGATGGGTGCTATGCAAGATTATGATGTTACAGAGATTGAAAGTGAAGCCGATGTTGTTGTAATAAATTCGTGCACTGTAACTAATGGAGCCGATTCTCATGTTCGTTCATATCTATCACATGTAGAAAAAAGCAGTGGTGCTAAAGTTTTCTTAACAGGTTGCGGAGCACATACAAAAGGTGAAAAACTACTTACTCAGGGAAGGGTTCAAGGGGTATTTGGTCAAAGTGAAAAATTGAAAATAGATTCAATGTTGAGTAAAGATAAACCTTTTTACGAGCCTGGTGATTTAAACCATATTGATGAAGCAGTTGTTGATGATTTTGTCGGAATGAGCAGGGCGTTTATAAAAATTCAAGAGGGGTGTAGTTTTCGCTGTTCTTACTGCATTATCCCATTTGTACGTGGTGATGCAAGAAGTATGGATGAGGATAGAATTTTAGAGCAAATCAGAAGCCTAGCTCTAAACGGTTTTGGTGAATTTATCTTAACTGGCACTAATGTTGGAAGCTATGGTCAAAAAACAGATAGTTCTCTCGCACTACTTATGAAAAAAATATCACAAATTCGCGGTGTCAGACGCATACGATTAGGGAGTGTTGAGCCTATTCAAATAACAGATGAGTTTAAAGAGATACTTGGTGAGCCTTGGCTTGAAAGGCATCTTCACATAGCGCTTCAACACACTTCTCCACAAATGTTAAAACATATGAATAGAAGGAATATCTACAAACAAGATAGAGAACTCTTTGAACTTTTAGCATCCAAAGGCTTTGCTATTGGTACTGACTTTATTACCGGTCATCCAGGTGAGAGTCAAGAGCTTTGGAATGAGGCTATGATAAATGTAAAAGATTTACCTCTTACTCATCTGCATGCTTTTACATATTCAAAAAGAGACGGTACTCCATCTGCTACAATGAAGCTAGAAGTTAACGGTAAAGTAGCAAAAGAGCGATTACATGAATTAGAGTCTATTGTTAAAGCAAAAAACCTAGAATTTAGAAAAGCTTTTAATGGCGAACTGGAAGTTTTAATAGAGAATGAAAAAGATGGTCTATATATTGGTTATGACCAATATTTTAATAAAATATCAGTAGAGTCCGATGAAGACCTTGTTGGTAATTGGCTAAGTATTAAAGATTATAAAATAAAAAAGGAGTTTAATTATGCTAGAGTCTAA